From the Sebastes umbrosus isolate fSebUmb1 chromosome 23, fSebUmb1.pri, whole genome shotgun sequence genome, the window AATTCTCATTAAAGAAAGTCGTGAATAATTAATAGGAACCATGAGCGACTACACCACACAGGCTCATGACAGCCATTATTTGGGATACTGTGGAGTTAAATACACACGGAGGCACACAGATATACGGGCGATTCAGACATTATGACTGAATCAAGAGAGCCATCACTTGTATtgttttgctcctccatggctGCATTTACATGCAGCTGTTGTTTATATTCTGGTTAGAGTCTATATGTGTTCATATATTCACATGAATTCTTAGTTTGGTGAGAGTCAACTAATAAAACcacagatggaaaaaaataaatgaaacctACAAGGAGCCGatcttcttccttccttttttgACTGAGAAATCGTGGTTGTTTCTTCTGTAATACAAAGAAATGATCCTTTttagacagaaaacacagaaagtAAAAGCAGTAAGACATTTCCATGCTTTAGCCACCTGTTGAAGGGTAGAATAAATTAAGCCTCTCCGTGATCTTGGCAGGTTTTCCTAACAAAGCCcaacaaatcataaaaaacactttttattgTGAATGGTTGAAGGAATTATCACAAACACTATTAAAGCAGTATTTAATGAGTGTTTTGGCCATTTGGGGGCAGAAAAACTCCACAACAaccttaaaaacacaaacataataTGGCTTTATGAAGGTAAAACTACTTCTTGTTCTACTTTATGCTCAGCTTTGCATCAACTTCTGAGAAAATGTTTGCACTTCGGCCGTTAGATTTTCTTCATCAGCTATATCTGTTGTTCGGTGCTGGGTGGGTAGTGAACAGCGGGTTTTTCGGAGCATTTCGTCTGTAAACCGTCTGCTGCAAACTGGGTTGGTTCAGAGGAATTTGCAGCCGGTAAAACCAAATCAACTAACTAAGAGAAGCTAAAAATGTTGAGTAAAACTGCAGCGTTGGGTGATAAATTCTCTCTGCCATCCTCATTATAAGCAACCCTTTTCATGTTAATCATTTGATCcattataaaaaagtgtgaaCAAATGACCATTGGAGCTTTAAACCACTATATAGATGTGAGTTTTGTAAATGAATGCTTGAATGCGGTTTTTGTTCGTCatttttttcacacaaaaagGGCCCGAAAGAGAGCACTGTCGCTGGCTTTTCAGGGCCTGAaagacatctctctctctctcactctgaaTATATTCATGTACATAACAATCTGTCACATACTAATTATACATATGCTTCACCCTGCTGCAGCACCAGATCTACAAGCAGTTGTTTCATTAACAGTTACTATAACATTGGTCGCTGAAGGAATGAACCTGATGCATACAAGATGAAAGAAACTAAAGACAATAATGCACATGTAATTGGGCCACTATACAGTACAAGACCCCCGAATACAAGCACCCAACAACGACACTCTGGGGATTTCAACCTTTTTGTTCTATGTGGTTAACATATACTTATATCTATAACTATTTCAACAACATTAGGCCTACCTATACAGGAGAGGATGTCAGGGAAACCCACAGGAGGAGTAACGGGGAATGCTCCAAAAACTACCAGTATTGTGAGAAATACACTGCAAGACAGAAACACGCAGGGGGTTATAAAGTCGCAACAAAATAGCATGCAATACAAATAAAccccaaaaaaagagaaacttcCACccacagtttgggtccatgtttacttcctgtcagctgatgtcattcacatacacagcaacaggaaataaactgggacactgggacatttagaatgtttacgtttaaaaccgtataatggtctaaatattatatatttgtgacatcacaaaatgcaGCTCTAACTATCCCAGTTTAATTGCACAATACACTGCAGCTACTGGATTACACACAGTAACGTTACAGCATCTCAAGTACAGGTAATGTTAGCAACACCAAGGAATGCTATTTGCTCTAATTGATTGTAAACAGGAGTTAATTGCTGCAGGCTGAGCCAACATGGCTGCtagtttacacacacaaacactctctaACTAAGCACgaaaatatattataaagtCACTTAATATCAACTATAGTAGGTAACGAAATGTTGACAAACCTTGTGCCCTTATCAGCCAGGTGCTCTTCACACAAAAAGGTAACTCCTCGTTTTGGAGGACACACCTGACGGTGTACCGGCATtaccctttcaaaataaaagcacccaCCCTTTATAATGTCAAAGGATaacaaaggtaacaaaaacacaacaattcttattttcaggttattatacactaaagaaaacgtactttttaatattaatattaaattccatttctgccaatagattttaacgccactaatttctttgacgcattaaagtggcagtaggcagtatatatttttggcatcattgggcaaaaatcccataataacctttcagcaaatgtaattcaagtgttctgagagaaaactagacttctgctcctcatcatggctctgttttcaggctttagaaattctagcccgtgatgggagactttgaccaatcacaggtcatttgagagagcgttcctattggctgtgctccggtcatgtgaccggtacttggcattccttcaccagattttacaatggtggcggcgtcacaaactttctcattttacagctaaaccgtgcactacaagatgattctgaaaacatttgaggtgagaaacaggcattacagtaacataatattgattcatatttgatcagcgctgcctattttgaccgtttgatcggagttcgcgagtgattgacagccggctctcatagacggcagctggacagcagatctcagatcagctctgactgcttgttttcccccggtctgtgaaatcttgcagatactgttaggaacaccggaggacacagaggcacatgattttttttttagggtacCTGTTTCACTACTACAATATagggaccgttttataaaaataacttttttgaatcatatttgttccaatgtcacctacttcagctttaacacaGTCGAACTTTCAGAGGTTatagtggctcagttttaaagggactatttgtaactttcagaaatgcttcttaacagcgacacctgtggccgtgaaatcaacgaaagtcagcgtcgggctcgcgcttgctcgctctaaatatacctgaacgagcgtcactcaaaacagtgaggcgacacacgtcagctaaaaccacaatatcactctatatttcagctgcttggcagtaatgttagctgatcagacgaaggtctctccatgaacatgatttagatctgatcctagtgttggcttttcctgcctcagcgcaggctgatgcagcggggctctgcagcgtgtctccctgctctctccgcccgcagccggagagagcagaggagacaccggcacccggtcggtaacgagagggtaacgtaactctctgaagagctccgtcacttcacaagacacgggaaagctctgttggtctggaggaactgcagcatttatttctgcacaaacgtcccctgtgcattcactagatattctcagagctaaactaactcttctgcagtgtggagtgagcgcgcgttcacgtctagaggtggagcgagacagcgaggacgcgcacgcattctgagtgaaggagagcaggcagcggagacgaggctccagccacacgcgagcgcgcatatgcgaacgcgcatgtgtggcgacctgctacatttatacgcttaaaaagttacaaatagtccctttaaagctgagtgatgatactggcatcatatgaaactagaaaaacctaaggaatccattggtaccaaccatgtcatagctaGCTTGCTTTTCGACAAGCAGGATACATAATGCTCCAAACCTATGCTACATTTTGacgaagatatgtgaatgaatgaattggtttgccatgttatgatttgagcatatgcttcatgctaaatgcagtacctgtgagggtttctggacaatatttgtcatttattatgttgttaattgatttccaataataaatatatacatacatttgcataaagcggcatatttgcccactcccatgttgataagaatattaaatacttaacaaatctccctttaaggtacattttgaacagataaaaaagtgtgattaatttgccatttatcacgattaactatggacaatcatgcgattcatcacgattaaatattttagtcgattgacagccctaatagagaCTAAATACTTGTGGTTTCTGAGATAAAAGCATTTTGTTATCATACTacatctagtctttgggcatatggcactactgttttttcctaaaatataatgattgcaaaaaaaagtagTCATGTGCCCAcagactagatatagtatgataaggaaaactcacttttcagccaaacggtttgaccgggaacacttccaccaaaggacATTACAAATTTCAGTTGGTCAAAATGGGTTAAAATACAAACATCCTCTGGATAACTGAACCACATAATAAGTTCCTAGGTCAGAGTTGAAAGTGAGGCCCGGAAACCGTCAATCATGCAGTGCTTACATGATCCTCTCGTCTCTGCTGGGTACTAATGAGCAGACAACGCCCCCCTGATGAGCCTGCAGCTGCTGTTCttggtacaaacacacacatatagcctTTTTGATATGAGCGGACACGTTCCAACTCCACGTGCATCACCATAAAGTGCATCTCAAACCTAACTGGGATCCATCACAACAGAGGCAGTAGCAGATGCGGATAAATTGAATCCAGCAACAGCTTGTTTTCAAATTAACTTCAGAGTTTTGGGAACATGTTGTTCCCTGGTGTGATAGTCGATTGATGCACCGGTATGTCAAGACGCTGTCAAGTCGGGCATTTTTCACAACATCATCAATACAGTGGGCGTGTTGaggctggagggagggaggggatcACATAAATGGCTTCTCCCAGTCTCTATGGCAACCTGTTGGCATAGTGCCGTGTCGGGAAGGCTTTAATGGCTTGTCACGGCCATGAGAGCAGAACAGTGGTATGGCATCTACAGTCCAGCTGAGTGGCAATCAAGAACCACATGGGAGACAAATGTCCCCATACTTTGGTCTGACATATGTTTCACTGCAGTTCACTGTTCATAAAGAGGCTGTTTTCCCTGCTGTTCCACTGAAAAAGTCTGTCTGAATGTATATATAATTGGATAATTGGCACGCCTGGACAGAGACAAGACGTCTGTTCCCACTATTTCAGTTACATACtaataataaagtttgcttttgtttgcaacATGTAGAGAAATTTGGCTGTCTGAGttaattttatcatttaatgAATCAAAAATACTtgttgcatgcacacacatttaatTATGTAATGTACTTTTGTTCCACAAGTGTGTGTATTAAAAGCTACAAACTGGTGCTCTAGTGCCACCTAGTGGATATAACACTTCAATACTGTACACTTTGACATTCATTGGACCCACAGCAGGGGGATATTTTAGCACTACAATAGACTAAAACTGAATAGATGTTGTTGCAAATCACGCCACGTGAGACAATTCAGATCATAAGCCTTTAAATTATCAAACTGGATCTATAAATTGGGCTTTTCTAGTAgatttgcattcatttattcaaattttaatcaagtttaaatgttgtttttcaaagATTAAGATACATTTTATGCCAAAAATGAGGATAGTAGTGATTCTAGATGGTTTTAGAACACATAACACTttataaaacataaagaaattgTGATAGAGGATGTGAGGATAATACTGCCAACGTATATAAATCAAAAGAACCTTTTGATGTTGTTTAGATTAACAAGATCCTTGTAAATTGTGTTTACTAGCATTTCTGGTGACCTATTGTTTGCTGTAGAATCCTGATTTGATTAGAAATAGGAAGTTTGTTATGCATGAATTGTATTTTGCACTTTCTCATTTAGTTTATATGTCACTTTGGTCAATACAGTAACATTAAAGGGCAACTAGGATGGACTTCcaagccgatcgggggatgttAAAAAAACCTCTTAACATACTTCACACCACAGGAATTTCTGGATCATCAAaaaatcggggctttgctgactGTTGTCGGGAGGAGAAATCAGGCCCCAAATCATCTTGATTCTCGTCAGTGTACCCGGCATTACGTCTCTGGTTTCTggttttgagagagagtagctcatgttcacaaatattgactgAGCTTTACTTAGCAATGGagataacatattggaattcttaatttaggtggtgttcccctttaattatTCAACTGATGTTGAGTTAGAGGTCAATTATCAGAATTATCTgataattatttaatataaaatcTGTCTTTCGTTGCAAAAGGatgagtgagaaaaaaaactgggtGTTGCTGATTGTAGTTAAATACCTTTAAGACATCAAACCCCTCCTCTGTAAATCCTCTTCCACTCTGCAGACTCTCGGGGTCGTGGGCTTCACCTGTCAGTCAACAGTTGGGTCTTTTTGCTAAAAACACTGCAGGCCCACACAGCCAGTCCTGAGCCTCAGAGACTAAATTAGCTCTTTAAAAAAGTCAGCTATGCAACACCTGTTAGATCTTAACACAACCAAAATTACACTCTTTACCAGTCATTTAATTAcgtatcacaaaaaaaagttctgCCTTGAGAGACACCTTTTACAAAAAAAGGGACATCTTTAAATTAAAGATTAAACTGCATTTTTCAAGAGTGTTTGAGTTAGAATCAAGTATCAAGAATAACTTGATTCAAGACCAATTATTTCATAATTCTGAAAATAATGTCACTTGACTCAAAGATatcaaaatatgttttgatttattacaaacaagTGAAATATTGGCACTTTATTTGAAGACTTTTAAATCCTTGATCACAAATGTTAGAATATCTGAGGGGTTTGCGTGTGTCAGATCAAACAAATCCTTAACAACTGCAGCCTACAAGTAAAAATACCATTGGTATGCAAAGATAAAACACCCACAAAGCGCTGCATAGTCTAGTGGAGTCGTGAAATCAACACCACCACACGTCCacaaaatccatccatccacaaaGCATCATTAACCCATTTaagcccaaagactatatttagtatgataaggaaaaatgccacaacatttgttctgatttgtcaaatgtcttgaaatttggtacgggCGTACTTTAGaaaagtatctaacagtacaattgaatgaaatttttagatcacatgaaaaatcacacttttaccAATGGAcaaaatctgatcaaaatgaaactaaaattGTGTTAATTAAATATCTtccatattattttttttgcactgcatatatatgaatatattttttataatttgttttattcagcttgttatgagttcatagataccaaatacttgattgtgctccttgtattttctgagatacagccattttcttattATATAGTCTTTGGACACATGGGactactttttttgttttaatggtaAAAAATTGCCCTAAAATAAGCAGCAAAAATGTAtggatttttattgttttctgtaCACGCATGCAAGAGGCACCTATCTACATATTCCATATAAATACAAGTTGCACAGATCTATTATAAGTCATACAGCAGGTTAAAACATTCGCTTGAGGAGCCATTCTCCATTAGTTTCAATGGGTTTCGATGTACTTTCAGGAAGTATGTTTGCTTCTATTAAGTTAGAACAATCAGATATTTATACATCATTCAAGATTAACTTCATGTACTTCAGTTCCCCCCAATAAGGAGTTCCCACTCAAATCCACACACAATCCCTGGGATAGCTTTATTAAAAATAGGAGACAAATAGTCCAGAAACGTGGCAGTCCAGTTACTTCCAGGTGCCAGCCTTGCCCTTGGCCCCGCGGGAGGTCTTGGATGCTTTGGAGCCCCTCTGGTGGTCGCTGACTCGGTTTCGGAGCACGTGGATGTCGTACTTCTGCCTCTTGAGCTTCTCGGCCAGCTCGAACTTCTCAGCGTGCAGCTGCTGGAGCCACTGCCACAGGTCCTGCGCCTTCTCCGCCAGCTTCTCCTGGTTCAGGTGGTCGATGTTGAGCGGCTTCCGGCGGTCCATCAGggccttcttcttctcctcccgcGCCGTCAGCTTCTTGCCCTTCTTCTGGTCCACCTTCTGCAGGTAGCCGCCAAAGGACTTGTTGGTGAAAATCATCTTCTTCTTCGCCTCCTCGTCGGCACGCAGCTTGGCGGCCTCCTCCTCGCGCCTCGTCCTCTCCTCGGTCAGACGTGCTTGGCGCTCACGGTCTTGCTCGGTGCGGACGCGCTGCTGTTCCGATCTGTCCGATCTTCGACGTTCGATACGGCTACGCAGAGCGAccagctcttcctcctctttctgtcgGGTGGAGAAATGCGACTCGATCAGGGTCTGGAGGTCGTTGAAATCCTTCTCCACCCTCTTGCGGTGGAGGTCATCGAAATCCACCTTTTCGCCATCGGGGAGTTTTGGAGGAGCGATATTTGGCACATAAGTTGTTTTAGGACGCCATTTGGAGTCCTCCTCTTGCTCATTCTCCTCTGcgtgcttttctttcttctccgcttcatcatcctcttcttcttcaactTCTTCtacctcctcttcttccacttcctcctcGTACTCCTCCACAATCTCCTCAGTGTCTGACATGATGGTACCTCGGAGGCTTTCTAGGGAAGAGATGAACACCAAGACCAGCTGGTGTTTTTGCACAGAAGAGATGACTGGGGTCTCAGGCGTGCAGCTTGGGGGGTTTTTAAGGGTTTGTGTTTACCATGTGACCTTAAGGCTGACTAAAGTCTCCAGAGTGGAGGTCAGCAGGGGCGGATTTTGAGACAGATGGAAGAGTCTATTTTCTCCTCGCCAAACCTTCAGCCACACTCAGCCCCCCTCCTCTGACCCTACAGCGCCTCCTCATTCCTTTGTAAGGACAAGATGAGGGACTATTTCAGATGCAcaacagatgcacacacacacttgtgttttCCAGTCCCACAAAGGTCCCACAAAGCAACACGTCGTACTTTTAAAAGGCCTACTGAGGCTCTGGCGCTGACAAGAGACAGAGATGTGGAATCACGACTATAGAGAACAATGCACCACTACTCATCTAGTCAACAGATATTTCACATGCAATTTGCGGGAACTTTCTAATCCATCGTGATAGTTTTAAAGCCACTGAAGTTCCATTAACAAAGCAAATTGCAATCCCTTAAGTGCGTCAGAGCTGGTGAGGATTTTAATGACGGGAGTTACAGCTGtcacattttccaaaatgaGCTTCCTGCGCCCCGTAGCATCAACAAACTAACATGATATTCTTGAGTTAGACAAaataacacagtaaagatgAGCTATATTTACACTCTTTATTCTGCACATAAAGGACTATCTATTAGAGGTAGACCGATTGATCGGTTTGGtcgattaaacctgcagtaggcagaatgtttttggcattttttggcaaaatcacataataacctttcagcatattgtaattcaagtgttttgagacaaaactagacttctgcacctcaacatctgttttcaggctttagaaaatctagcccgtgacgggagactttggccaaatccgatcaaacggtcaaactaggcatttctgatcaaatatgaatcaatattctgttgctgtaatgcctatttctcgcttcaaatgttttcagaaacatcttgtagtgtactatttagctgtaaaatgagaacgtttgctctggctggtgggcggtgcttggtatttcctcaacagatctcgaCATGGCCGATTTATTAAAAATGGCgtatgcaaaagtagccgacGAGGCTGCTGCAGAATCAAAGAAGATATCAGTCGATTAATCGGccttttcctgctccaaactactGTATTATATCAGCCTTTAAAAAGTCCAATATCGGTCAACCTCTACTATCGTAATTCTTTGTCTTagactttttttatatctgtaaaacactttgtaaaGTCAGTCTGTGCGTTATAAATATTGGTATTTAGTTATTTctgtaaagaaaaacaacacgAGCACCACAAAAAGACCCTCAATGATGTGCAAGATGAGCTTTACTGCTCCGTCCATGTCTCCACTTTGGAATGTAATTAAAACATTCTTGCTATTGGAGGCTTTCGGCTTTCAGCGCTGTGCGGATTAAAGTGTAATTGCTCCCAAGCCGCAACACTTCAACGCTGATGTCAAGAATTTATGATCCCAAGTCTTGAGTTATCGGTGGAAAGGGAACGAACGTAGTCGAGGATGAGATGAACTGACGGGGAGAGACAGGTGCTCTGTTGTGTCTGAGAATCCCAATTAAACTGCTACCCGCGCCTCCTTAGGATAAAGTCTCTGACGTTATTCTGCAGCACATGTATGTGGCGGATGACACATTTTCTCCAGGGGGTTCAATTTCAGTCTTAATATAAGTCTTCTGGGAGCTCTGGGTGATGATAGGCTAATTGTGGcgtcaaaataacaaatatgAATGCTTATGAGAAGGTCCCATGCCTGTCTTATCCCACTAAAACATGCCTGTGGACAACAGGAGGACAGCAGCTGGTTCCAGTATAATCAAGGCACTCTGGGGTGCTGGTGGCGAGGGACAACTGTGTCTATCAGCGAAGAAAGGCAACAAATGACGAAGGCTATAAATAGCCACACCCTGTGCTGTTTAACACAGTCCAAAATTAACAAATAGAGTGATACGGTAAAACTCAACTGGTTTGTGATCAAAGTAAGAAGTTCTTAACATCCTGGtaggacattttcaaaatacaaGTTGTTTAACTCCCTGAGACCTGCAAACTTggaaacataaggaatccattggtaacaaccaagTCATGCTGTTGGGAAGAacgctgaataacgctccaaagttaggctaaattttggcgaggaaaaactggcatggccattttcaaaggggtcccttgacctttgacctcaagatatgtgaatgaaaatgtaattttataatcCGGCCCAGTAGCTGCTGACATTTATTTTGCCCAGTTACTTTATTGTCCCGTTCGTGTATTCGTTCTAAGTACAATTTAACtcactttttttgtcaaattcttaaatcattttaccaTTATATGTGACTTTGATGAAACAAGTGGGGTAAACTATAGCTAACTAATTGCTTAGTGTACCAATTTGATCTTAACATAGCAATTCAACATCCATTGATGCTAATATTGTAATGATGCTGGTAGCAAAACGTTAATTCTCTATTTTTAGATACGTAGAACGATTTTAAAGGAAGGAGCTGCCTCGGCTACTGGAGGCAAATCTCAGGTACGGCTGCACTTTTTGCCGAAGGCGAGGTGGCTATATAGATATTCACAATATCCAAATGTGTATGCTTGAACTGCCACCATCAACCGCCATTATGTCCTCATATAGCCTACACAAGATAACTATTGACCATGTCATAACATGtgaataaagctcattttggTTTACTGTCGTCTGctgtattttgtgtgtctttacgATGAAGTTCGTACAGTAATAGCCAGAACCATCTGTGCATTGAGAAAGTACAGGAACGCCCCTCTGTGACTGCCATCAGACCCGCctccccaggttgggaaccagtgataTAAATAATGAAGCAGCATCCAGAGTAAAGCATTTGTTGTCATGACCTAATCAAACCAGTGCTTCTCTCCAGATTAAATCAGCAAATGAAACCTTTTATTAGACTGGAAAAGTCTGCAGTTCATGGAAAGAAGCAGTTACACTTTGGTAGGAAACACTAAGTCCACAGTGACCTCGTCTGGTCAAAATCATGAAGTACAGTTACGTGTGTCCCACAGTATTCCTCTCCAGTTAACAGTAAATATTGTCACCATTCCTGCCAGACTGAGGGCTGATCAAGGCAATAGATTTATAGATTATAGCATATATATagctaatttcttttttttaatactacTCATTATTATGTGCCTGTTTTGTTATAGACAGTCACCGAATATTTAAAGGCTTATGACCTGACACAACTGATCTTATCAAAAGAATATATCTAAATATGCATACACTAAGAATACAAAtgaaaaaggaagagagatTAAATCCATATTTACTCACCTGTCAATCTAAATTTTGATTGCAAAGCCAGGAGCTCacgttttcttctttttttattgtactgactttaaactttgagtttcctttagtttttttctcaatgtTTGGACTCCCGCAGACCCCACTGTgtgtaaaaaattaaattttttcctttaaaaatatttttcttttagacTTTATTAGATAAGTATTGAAGTGGTaacccttcttttttttttttttttttacatcaaattaggaaatatttcatgttttatatggGCTATGCATAAGGAACACCCTTATTGCCTTTTTGTATCATGCATAAAAAAGCAGACATGAAAGCATCTTTCTGtgctatatttgtttatttatacctCGTTAAACGTGTTTTTAAAAGGCTATGATAACAGATGATGAGCTCAGCATGATGCAAATGCATTATAATCATAATGTGAGCACACGCTGCAGTTGTTAAAAGTAGTCCATGTTGTCTTGGAGGAATAAGAGCCCACATTTGTTATAACAGAGCAAAAAATGTATCATAAATTTATACCTACCTTCCAACTTCAATTATCTGATCTCAGACCTGCGATTGATCTGAGGGATATTGCTCTAAAGGGGGAAAATATCACTACACTGCCGTACTCTGCATACCTGtatagtagggctgcaactaacgattattttctagaataattgattaatcatttggtctataaaatgtcagaaaatagtgaaaaatgttcatcctagtttctcaaagtccagtAAACCCTTTAATCTTTTATAATGGTGTATTCATCTgtattaaaagaaa encodes:
- the tnnt2c gene encoding troponin T2c, cardiac, which produces MSDTEEIVEEYEEEVEEEEVEEVEEEEDDEAEKKEKHAEENEQEEDSKWRPKTTYVPNIAPPKLPDGEKVDFDDLHRKRVEKDFNDLQTLIESHFSTRQKEEEELVALRSRIERRRSDRSEQQRVRTEQDRERQARLTEERTRREEEAAKLRADEEAKKKMIFTNKSFGGYLQKVDQKKGKKLTAREEKKKALMDRRKPLNIDHLNQEKLAEKAQDLWQWLQQLHAEKFELAEKLKRQKYDIHVLRNRVSDHQRGSKASKTSRGAKGKAGTWK